One genomic region from Candidatus Poribacteria bacterium encodes:
- a CDS encoding transcriptional repressor translates to MQENKEPIQPQIIQQFSKYLESNALRLTSERRNILEQVFAYDDHFRADDLLIRMRQNGYTASRATIYRTLPLLVKSGLLTEVIDAQKQSHYEHIHSRQEHAHLICLRCSSIIEFESPEIDALQEEVCKTHQFKPVKYRNEILGYCAECQKDGI, encoded by the coding sequence ATGCAAGAAAACAAAGAACCGATTCAACCACAGATTATCCAACAATTCAGCAAATACCTTGAAAGCAACGCACTGCGCCTCACGTCGGAGCGGCGCAACATCCTTGAACAGGTCTTCGCTTACGACGATCATTTCCGCGCAGACGATCTGCTTATCCGCATGCGCCAAAACGGATATACCGCTTCGCGAGCGACAATCTATCGGACGTTGCCGCTGCTGGTCAAAAGTGGGCTGCTGACGGAGGTAATTGATGCGCAAAAACAATCCCATTATGAACATATCCATTCACGCCAAGAGCATGCCCATCTAATCTGCCTGCGATGTAGTAGTATCATTGAGTTCGAGAGTCCGGAGATCGATGCGCTCCAAGAAGAGGTTTGCAAAACACATCAATTCAAGCCGGTGAAATATAGAAATGAAATCTTGGGATACTGTGCCGAGTGCCAAAAAGATGGCATCTGA